Proteins encoded together in one Amblyomma americanum isolate KBUSLIRL-KWMA chromosome 1, ASM5285725v1, whole genome shotgun sequence window:
- the LOC144114566 gene encoding retinoic acid receptor RXR-alpha-B-like isoform X2, whose protein sequence is MATQERAPGLNGGTSNGVSSSLPPQPSFLLSGYGAPSASRSPLDGRQLNNGPPATPQPQQQQQATTRYPPNHPLSGSKHLCSICGDRASGKHYGVYSCEGCKGFFKRTVRKDLSYACREERSCIIDKRQRNRCQYCRYQKCLACGMKREAVQEERQRTKDRADSEVESTSGGAPPEMPLERILEAELRVESQTGTLSESAQQQDPVSSICQAADRQLHQLVQWAKHIPHFEELPLEDRMVLLKAGWNELLIAAFSHRSVDVRDGIVLATGLVVQRHSAHGAGVGAIFDRVLTELVAKMREMKMDRTELGCLRAVVLFNPEAKGLRSTAQVEALREKVYAALEEHCRQQYPDQPGRFAKLLLRLPALRSIGLKCLEHLFFFKLIGDTPIDNFLLSMLEAPSDP, encoded by the exons ATGGCCACCCAGGAAAGAG CGCCGGGCCTCAACGGCGGGACCTCCAACGGGGTATCGAGCAGCTTGCCGCCGCAGCCGTCTTTCCTGCTGAGCGGCTACGGCGCGCCCTCGGCGAGCCGATCACCGTTGGACGGCCGGCAGCTCAACAACGGTCCTCCGGCGACACcgcaaccgcagcagcagcaacaagccaCCACGCGTTATCCACCAAACCACCCGCTGAGCGGCTCCAAACACCTCTGCTCCATTTGCGGAGATCGAGCGTCGGGAAAGCACTACGGCGTGTACAG CTGTGAGGGATGCAAGGGCTTCTTCAAGCGTACAGTGCGGAAGGACCTGAGCTATGCCTGCCGAGAAGAGCGCAGCTGTATAATAGACAAGCGCCAGCGCAACCGCTGCCAGTACTGCCGCTACCAAAAATGCCTCGCATGTGGCATGAAGCGGGAGGCTGTCCAGGAAGAACGGCAGCGCACCAAGGACCGTGCCGACAGTGAGGTGGAAAGCACTAGTGGTGGAGCACCTCCTGAGATGCCTCTGGAGCGCATACTGGAGGCAGAGCTGCGGGTTGAGTCACAGACGGGGACCCTCTCGGAAAGCGCACAGCAGCAGGATCCAGTGAGCAGCATCTGCCAAGCTGCAGACCGACAGCTGCACCAGCTAGTTCAATGGGCCAAGCACATTCCACATTTTGAAGAGCTTCCCCTTGAGGACCGCATGGTGTTGCTCAAGGCTGGCTGGAACGAGCTGCTCATTGCTGCTTTCTCCCACCGTTCTGTTGACGTGCGTGATGGCATTGTGCTCGCAACAGGTCTTGTGGTGCAGCGGCATAGTGCTCATGGGGCTGGCGTTGGGGCCATATTTGATAGGGTTCTCACTGAACTGGTAGCAAAGATGCGTGAGATGAAGATGGACCGCACTGAGCTTGGATGCCTGCGTGCTGTGGTACTTTTTAATCCTG AGGCCAAGGGGCTGCGGAGCACTGCCCAAGTGGAGGCCCTGAGGGAGAAAGTGTATGCTGCCTTGGAAGAGCACTGCCGGCAGCAGTACCCTGACCAGCCTGGGCGCTTTGCCAAGCTGCTGCTGCGGTTGCCAGCTCTGCGCAGTATTGGCCTCAAGTGCCTCGAACATCTCTTTTTCTTCAAGCTCATCGGGGACACGCCCATCGACAACTTTCTTCTTTCCATGCTGGAGGCCCCCTCTGACCCCTAA
- the brn gene encoding beta-1,3-galactosyltransferase brn, with amino-acid sequence MLRMSALLRCSVPVIPVCLIFGGVFVVGLPASFVIVLILAVVVFACPSWKRLTKVLNCGDAKSTLMTASADYPTTPMLRRAKLVRALQTPRVKWLIIASVVVLILETTGLYTMCWETPYSRFTYPLEVDARELLRALEEGRGPGVSPINSYERYRFKIRNERKCAEVNGTVRLLLLVKSALKHVAQRDAIRRSWGFESRFADVVIKRVFVLGTGKPEMQDEVDAEYARHRDLVQADFVDAYYNNTIKTMLGFRWAFEHCRKAEFVLFVDDDYFVSVKNLLKFVRNPWGLSAADSQEENTPAAFVGDGRLWAGFVFPRSRPMRHRWSKWYLSLDEYPFSRFPPYVTAGAFVLSQPALGDLYQVAQYTRPFRFDDIFLGIVALKAGLQPLHSDAFRFWGRPESSQDFDGLVAAHGFDDPELLVRVWEQQKSRGQA; translated from the coding sequence ATGCTGCGCATGTCAGCGCTCCTACGGTGCTCGGTTCCTGTGATTCCTGTGTGTCTTATCTTCGGAGGCGTCTTCGTGGTGGGTCTGCCTGCGAGCTTTGTGATCGTTTTGATTTTAGCCGTTGTTGTGTTTGCTTGCCCCTCATGGAAACGATTGACAAAGGTACTGAACTGCGGCGATGCCAAGTCGACGCTCATGACTGCCTCTGCTGATTATCCCACTACGCCCATGTTACGACGTGCCAAGCTAGTTCGCGCTTTGCAAACGCCGAGAGTGAAATGGCTTATCATTGCTTCAGTAGTGGTATTGATTCTCGAGACGACTGGGCTGTACACGATGTGCTGGGAAACGCCGTACTCGCGGTTTACGTATCCGCTAGAGGTGGATGCACGCGAACTCCTGCGTGCTCTCGAGGAGGGACGCGGGCCGGGTGTGAGTCCCATCAACTCCTACGAACGCTATCGCTTCAAAATTCGCAACGAACGCAAGTGTGCAGAAGTAAATGGCACGGTGCGGCTGCTTCTGCTCGTGAAGTCTGCCCTGAAACACGTAGCACAGCGGGATGCCATTCGTCGGAGTTGGGGCTTCGAGTCCCGCTTTGCGGACGTTGTCATAAAGCGCGTCTTCGTGCTCGGCACGGGCAAGCCGGAGATGCAAGACGAAGTTGACGCCGAGTATGCGCGCCACAGGGACTTGGTGCAAGCAGATTTTGTGGACGCTTATTACAACAACACCATAAAAACCATGCTTGGGTTCCGATGGGCTTTCGAGCACTGCCGGAAGGCTGAATTCGTGTTGTTTGTTGACGACGATTATTTCGTCTCTGTGAAGAACCTTCTCAAGTTCGTTCGCAATCCATGGGGCCTGTCGGCGGCAGACTCTCAAGAGGAAAACACTCCCGCAGCGTTCGTTGGAGACGGTCGTCTTTGGGCTGGGTTTGTGTTTCCCCGGTCCCGGCCAATGCGCCATCGTTGGAGCAAATGGTACTTATCATTAGATGAATACCCCTTTTCGCGATTTCCACCTTATGTGACGGCGGGTGCATTTGTACTATCGCAACCAGCACTGGGAGATTTGTACCAGGTGGCTCAATACACGCGCCCGTTTcgtttcgacgacatattccttGGGATTGTGGCGCTCAAAGCCGGACTGCAGCCTCTGCACAGCGACGCATTTCGTTTCTGGGGCCGGCCCGAGTCCTCCCAGGACTTCGATGGCCTGGTGGCTGCACATGGCTTCGACGACCCTGAACTTCTAGTGCGTGTCTGGGAGCAGCAGAAGAGCCGTGGTCAAGCGTGA
- the LOC144114566 gene encoding retinoic acid receptor RXR-alpha-B-like isoform X1, translating to MLRRPALLCSALLPRGFTVEESKTRGARSRGAVAFVTFGVPPTGERVRTAAQRGSTVLPVHGRHSRTTDWSRAPGLNGGTSNGVSSSLPPQPSFLLSGYGAPSASRSPLDGRQLNNGPPATPQPQQQQQATTRYPPNHPLSGSKHLCSICGDRASGKHYGVYSCEGCKGFFKRTVRKDLSYACREERSCIIDKRQRNRCQYCRYQKCLACGMKREAVQEERQRTKDRADSEVESTSGGAPPEMPLERILEAELRVESQTGTLSESAQQQDPVSSICQAADRQLHQLVQWAKHIPHFEELPLEDRMVLLKAGWNELLIAAFSHRSVDVRDGIVLATGLVVQRHSAHGAGVGAIFDRVLTELVAKMREMKMDRTELGCLRAVVLFNPEAKGLRSTAQVEALREKVYAALEEHCRQQYPDQPGRFAKLLLRLPALRSIGLKCLEHLFFFKLIGDTPIDNFLLSMLEAPSDP from the exons ATGCTCCGCAGACCCGCCTTGCTCTGCAGCGCGTTGCTGCCGCGCGGATTCACGGTCGAGGAGTCAAAGACGCGCGGTGCTCGCTCCCGGGGCGCCGTTGCGTTCGTCACCTTTGGCGTGCCTCCCACGGGGGAGAGAGTCCGGACAGCTGCGCAGCGAGGGTCGACTGTACTACCTGTACACGGTCGCCACTCAAGGACAACCGACTGGTCCCGAG CGCCGGGCCTCAACGGCGGGACCTCCAACGGGGTATCGAGCAGCTTGCCGCCGCAGCCGTCTTTCCTGCTGAGCGGCTACGGCGCGCCCTCGGCGAGCCGATCACCGTTGGACGGCCGGCAGCTCAACAACGGTCCTCCGGCGACACcgcaaccgcagcagcagcaacaagccaCCACGCGTTATCCACCAAACCACCCGCTGAGCGGCTCCAAACACCTCTGCTCCATTTGCGGAGATCGAGCGTCGGGAAAGCACTACGGCGTGTACAG CTGTGAGGGATGCAAGGGCTTCTTCAAGCGTACAGTGCGGAAGGACCTGAGCTATGCCTGCCGAGAAGAGCGCAGCTGTATAATAGACAAGCGCCAGCGCAACCGCTGCCAGTACTGCCGCTACCAAAAATGCCTCGCATGTGGCATGAAGCGGGAGGCTGTCCAGGAAGAACGGCAGCGCACCAAGGACCGTGCCGACAGTGAGGTGGAAAGCACTAGTGGTGGAGCACCTCCTGAGATGCCTCTGGAGCGCATACTGGAGGCAGAGCTGCGGGTTGAGTCACAGACGGGGACCCTCTCGGAAAGCGCACAGCAGCAGGATCCAGTGAGCAGCATCTGCCAAGCTGCAGACCGACAGCTGCACCAGCTAGTTCAATGGGCCAAGCACATTCCACATTTTGAAGAGCTTCCCCTTGAGGACCGCATGGTGTTGCTCAAGGCTGGCTGGAACGAGCTGCTCATTGCTGCTTTCTCCCACCGTTCTGTTGACGTGCGTGATGGCATTGTGCTCGCAACAGGTCTTGTGGTGCAGCGGCATAGTGCTCATGGGGCTGGCGTTGGGGCCATATTTGATAGGGTTCTCACTGAACTGGTAGCAAAGATGCGTGAGATGAAGATGGACCGCACTGAGCTTGGATGCCTGCGTGCTGTGGTACTTTTTAATCCTG AGGCCAAGGGGCTGCGGAGCACTGCCCAAGTGGAGGCCCTGAGGGAGAAAGTGTATGCTGCCTTGGAAGAGCACTGCCGGCAGCAGTACCCTGACCAGCCTGGGCGCTTTGCCAAGCTGCTGCTGCGGTTGCCAGCTCTGCGCAGTATTGGCCTCAAGTGCCTCGAACATCTCTTTTTCTTCAAGCTCATCGGGGACACGCCCATCGACAACTTTCTTCTTTCCATGCTGGAGGCCCCCTCTGACCCCTAA